AGGCACATTTAAGTTTCCGACGAGTCCCCGCCGACCGATACGGTGGTTTCGATGACCACGGCAGCACCTCTCCCCCGGCGAATCAGCGCATTCGTCCGATGGGTCGTGCGCACTCCCTGGCCCGTCTTCTCGCTGAGCATGCTGCAGGCCGACATCATCGGCGGCCTGTTCGTCCTCGGGTTCCTGCGTTACGGCCTGCCGCCCAACGACCGGATCCTGCTGCAGGACTTGCCGACGGTCAACGTGGTGATCTTCGTCTGCGCGGTGATCCTGCTGTTCCTCGCCGGATTCGCCTGGAACCTCAAACTGCTGGTGCCGGTCTTCCGCTGGCAGCGCCGGGACAACCTGCTGGTCGAAGCCGATCCGTCCACCACCGAGTTGGCCCGCACCCGCGCGCTGCGGATGCCGTTCTACCGGACCGTCACCACGGTCGCGTCCTGGGCGCTCGGCGGCATCGTGTTCCTCATCGCCAGCTGGTCGGTGGCCCGCCACGCCGCTCCGGTGGTGATGGTCGCCAGCGCACTGGGCGCCACCGCTACCGCGATCATCGGCTACCTGCAGTCCGAACGCGTGTTGCGGCCGGTGGCAGTGGCGGCGCTGCGCAGCGGTGTGCCGGAGAACGTGCGCGCCCCCGGCGTCATCCTGCGGCTGATGCTGACCTGGGTGTTGTCCACCGCGGTGCCACTGCTGGCGATCGTGCTGGCCGTGATCTCCGACAAGATCTCCCTGCTGCACACCACGCCGAACGTGCTGTTCAACCCGATCCTGTTGCTGGCATTGGCAGCGCTGGGCATCGGCGCGACCAGCACGTTATTGGTATCGATGTCGATCGCCGACCCGCTGCGCCAGCTTCGCTGGGCGCTCTCGGAGGTGCAGCGCGGCAACTACAACGCCCACATGCAGATCTACGACGCCAGCGAGCTGGGCCTGCTGCAGGCCGGCTTCAACGACATGGTCCGCGAACTGTCCGAGCGGCAGCGCCTGCGCGATCTGTTCGGCCGTTACGTGGGTGAGGACGTGGCCCGCCGCGCGTTGGAGCGAGGCACCGAGCTGGGGGGCCAGGAACGCGACGTCGCGGTGCTGTTCGTGGACCTGGTGGGTTCCACCCAGTTGGCCGCGACCCGACCTCCGGCCGAGGTGGTCCACCTGCTCAACGAGTTCTTCCGGGTCGTGGTGGAGACCGTCGGCCGCTTCGGCGGGTTCGTCAACAAGTTCCAGGGCGACGCCGCGCTGGCCATTTTCGGCGCACCCATCGAACACCCCGACGGCGCGGGCGCGGCGCTGGCAGCGGCACGTGAACTGCACGACGAGCTCATCCCGGTGCTGGGCAACGCCGAATTCGGGATCGGAGTGTCCGCCGGCCGGGCGATCGCCGGCCACATCGGCGCCCAGGCGCGATTCGAGTACACCGTGATCGGCGACCCCGTCAACGAGGCGGCCCGGCTGACCGAGCTGGCCAAGCTGGAAGAGGGCCACGTGCTGGCCTCGGCGATCGCGGTCAGTGGCGCGCTGGACGCCGAAGCGCTGTGCTGGGACGTGGGCGAAGTGGTCGAGCTACGCGGTCGCACCGCACCCACCCAGTTGGCGCGTCCGCTGAATCTGGCCGCTCCCGACGAGAAGCCGTCGAACCAGGAACCCGAGCGCGAGCGTAACGCCCCGGCGAAGAATCTCGCCTGAAATCGCAGCCGCGTCACCCACGCGCGCTCCGCAGAGATCAGCTGCGCTTGGCAGCCTTCTTGGCCGGGGCCTTCTTCGCCGGGGCCTTGCGGGTGGTCTTCTTCGCGGTCCGCTTCACCGGACCACGTGCCCGCCGATCGGCCAGCAGCTCAGAAGCGCGCGCGTCGGTGATCGACAGCACGTCGTCACCCTTGCGCAGGCTGGCGTTGGTCTCACCGTCGGTGACGTAGGGGCCGAACCGGCCGTCCTTGATCACCATCGGCTTACCCGACGCCGGGTCGGTGCCCAGCTCGCGCAGTGGCGGCGCCGAAGCGGCTTGCCGCCCAGAGCGTTTGGGCTCGGAGTAGATCTTCAGCGCCTCATCGAGGGTGATGGTGAACATCTGATCCTCGGTGGCCAGCGACCGAGAGTCGGTGCCGCGCTTGAGGTATGGGCCGTAACGACCGTTCTGCGCGGTGATCTCCTCGCCGCTGGCGGGATCCACCCCGACCACCCGGGGCAGCGACAGCAGCTTCAGCGCGTCCTCCAGCGTGACCGTCTGCAGATCCATGCTGCGCAGCAGCGAGCCGGTGCGCGGCTTGGGACCGGTCGGCTTCTTGCCCTTCTTGGCCGCCGACCCGTCGCCGCCGTCGTCTTCGGGTTTGGGCAGGATCTCGGTCACGTAGGGTCCGTACCGGCCGTCCTTGGCGACGATCTCGTGACCCGTCTCGGGATCCACACCCAACACCCGGCCCTCCTGCGGTGTGGCGAAAAGCTCTTCCGCCACAGCCAAAGTCAGCTCGTCGGGGGTCAGCGAGTCGTTCAGGTTGGCGCGCTGCGGGGTGGGCTCGCCGTCCTCGCCGATCACGGTGCGTTCCAGGTACGGCCCGTTCTTGCCGACCCGCACATAGACCGGGCGGCCCTCGGCGTCGTCGAAAACCTTGATGGAGTTGACTTCTCGGGCGTCGATACCTTCCAGGTTGACGCCGACCAGCTTCTTCAGCCCGCCGGAGCGGGCCACCGAGTCGGGTACCCCGTGGTCGCCGCCGAAGTAGAAGTTGTTGAGCCAGTTGGTACGTCGCTCGTTGCCCGAGGCGATGGCATCGAGCTCGTCCTCCATCGCGGCGGTGAAGTCGTAATCCACCAAACGGCCGAAATGCTGTTCCAGCAAGCCGATTACAGCGAACGCCACCCAGGACGGCACCAGGGCGCTGCCCTTCTTGTACACGTAGCCGCGGTCCTGGATCGTCTTGATGATCGACGAGTACGTCGACGGGCGCCCGATGCCCAACTCCTCCAGCGCCTTGACCAGCGAGGCCTCGGTGTAGCGCGCGGGCGGGTTGGTGGCGTGACCGTCCGGGGTCAGCTCGATGGCATCGAGCCGCTGCCCCTCGGTCAGCTGCGGCAGCCGGCTCTCGGCGTCGTCGGCCTCGCCGCCGGCCAGCTCGTCCACGGTTTCCACATACGCCTTGAGGAACCCGGCAAAAGTGATGGTCCGACCGCTAGCCGAGAACACCACCTGCCGACCGTTCGATTCGCCGGCGATCCGCAGGCTCAGCGTGGTGCCCCGCGCGTCGGCCATCTGCGAGGCCACCGTGCGCTGCCAGATCAGCTCGTAGAGCCGGAACTCGTCACCGTCGAGCTCGCGGCGCACCGCGTCCGGGGTGGCGAACGTCTCGCCCGCGGGCCGGATGGCCTCGTGCGCCTCCTGAGCGTTCTTCACCTTGCGGGTGTACTGGCGCGGCGAGGGTGAGACGTACTCGTCGCCGTAGAGCTGGCGCGCCTGGTTGCGTGCGGCGTTGATGGCCGACTCCGACAGCGTCGTGGAGTCGGTACGCATATAAGTGATGTAGCCGTTCTCGTAGAGCCGCTGGGCGATGCTCATGGTGCGCTCGGAGGAGAACCGCAGTTTGCGTCCCGCCTCCTGCTGCAGCGTCGAGGTCATGAACGGCGGGTACGGCCGCCGGGTGTAGGGCTTCTCCTCCACCGACGCCACGGTCAGCTGCGCGCCCTGCAGGCCGTTGGCCAGCTCGGTGGCGCCGGCCTCGTCCAGGACGGTCACCTCCTCGGCCTTGCGGAGCACGCCGAGCGAGTCGAAGTCCCGGCCGGTGGCCACCCGCAACCCGTCGACGTTGGTCAGCCGGGCATTGAAGGTAGGCGGCGTGGCCTTGGGGTCGGAGACGCTGGCGTCCAGCCTGGCCAGGATGTCCCAGTAGGAGGCACTGCGGAACGCCATCCGGTCGCGTTCGCGCTGCACGATGATGCGGGTCGCGACCGACTGCACCCGGCCGGCCGACAGCTTGGGCGCGACCTTCTTCCACAGCACCGGGCTGACCTCGTAGCCGTACAGCCGGTCCAGGATGCGCCGGGTCTCCTGCGCGTCGACCAGGTCGATGTCCAGGTCGCGGGGGTTCTCGGCGGCTTCCAGGATGGCCGGCTCGGTGATCTCGTGGAACACCATCCGCTTGACCGGCACCCGAGGTTTTAGGGTCTCCATCAGATGCCAGGCGATCGCCTCGCCCTCACGGTCACCATCCGTGGCCAGATAGAGCTCGTCGACGTCCTTGAGCAGGCCTTTGAGCTCGGTGACGGTGCTCTTCTTCTCCGGGCTGATGATGTACAGCGGCTCGAAGTCGTGATCGACGTTGACGCCGAGGCGTGCCCACGGCTCTGATTTGTACTTGGCCGGCACGTCGGCGGCGGCTCGGGGGAGGTCGCGGATGTGGCCGCGGGACGACTCGACGATGTAGTTGGACCCCAGGTAACCGGCGAGTTTGCGCGCCTTGGTGGGCGACTCCACGATCACGAGTCGCCGGGTGCTCCCGTTCCTGCCGCTGCTCGCCCTCTCGGGGCCCCCGTCAGCCACCTGCGCTTACGCTCCATCTCCTACTTCGGCCCCCTGGCGGAGCCGCCCCACAGGGAAAAGACGGTACGCCGCCGTACCTCTCCTCGCGGGCAACTGACAATTTCGCACCAATAGGCGGGCCTGCGCAAACCGGCTGACCCCGGGACGCACGGCGGCGGCCCCTCAGACCCGGGGCCACTGGTCGGCGGCCTCGGGGTCGTCGGGAGCGTCCCCAACGTTCTCTACCAGGCGCGATAGCCTGCGCCGGCCACTGATCCGAAGCGCTGGGCGGGCGCCCCGAGTGCCGATCAGGGTGGGTGCGATTCCGACCCGCATCAGAGCCGACGCCAGCGGCGAATGAGTGTCGGGCGCGTGCGGGTCCAGACCGAGCAGATACCGGTCCGCCTCGACGCTGCCCGCCGCCAGCGTCCACGCCCGCAACTCCCGCGGCCCGGGCAGCCAGCGCGGCGGAACCGTCTTGACCGCGCCGCGCGTCCACTCCTTGGCGATACCACGCAACCGCGGATCCACCGCCGTCCGCACCAACGGGTGATCTTCGTCGGTCCGGGTGATCTCGGGTACCAGACCGGCTTCGGTGATCATCTCGGCCAATGCGGCGGCGCGCCATGACTGCTCCACCACCACCGACAGCCTCGCGCCGGCGCCGACGGTCACGATCTGGCCCGGCGCGGCCAGCAGCCCGCACAGATCCTCGACCGCGGGCGGCACCGATTCCGCGGCGAAGAAGGAAAGCTGGCTCACGCCACAGACAGTAGGCCAGCAAGCCGGTCGGCCGCTGCTCCTTATCCGGCGCGGCGGTGAAAGGCGCCGGAGCGACGAAAACCCCCCGGGCGGTTCCCGCAGAAGCGGAGCGGCGCCGGGGGGTTGCGTCAGAATCTGCCCGGTTTAAAGGGAGCGGACTCCGGTGGCCTGGGGGCCCTTGGGGCTATGGCCGATCTCAAACTCGACCTTCTGGTTCTCTTCGAGGGTGCGGAAGCCCGTTCCCTGGATCTCCGTGTAGTGGACAAACACATCTGCGGAACCGTCCTCGGGGGCGATGAAGCCGAACCCCTTCTCCGCGTTGAACCACTTCACAGTTCCCTGTGGCATTTCTCGATCTTTCCTTTACTTTCTGGGTGCGGGGCGCCGCCTTTCGGTGCCCCGGGCCCGTTGCGACCGCCATACCTAG
The nucleotide sequence above comes from Mycobacterium kiyosense. Encoded proteins:
- a CDS encoding adenylate/guanylate cyclase domain-containing protein — protein: MRTPWPVFSLSMLQADIIGGLFVLGFLRYGLPPNDRILLQDLPTVNVVIFVCAVILLFLAGFAWNLKLLVPVFRWQRRDNLLVEADPSTTELARTRALRMPFYRTVTTVASWALGGIVFLIASWSVARHAAPVVMVASALGATATAIIGYLQSERVLRPVAVAALRSGVPENVRAPGVILRLMLTWVLSTAVPLLAIVLAVISDKISLLHTTPNVLFNPILLLALAALGIGATSTLLVSMSIADPLRQLRWALSEVQRGNYNAHMQIYDASELGLLQAGFNDMVRELSERQRLRDLFGRYVGEDVARRALERGTELGGQERDVAVLFVDLVGSTQLAATRPPAEVVHLLNEFFRVVVETVGRFGGFVNKFQGDAALAIFGAPIEHPDGAGAALAAARELHDELIPVLGNAEFGIGVSAGRAIAGHIGAQARFEYTVIGDPVNEAARLTELAKLEEGHVLASAIAVSGALDAEALCWDVGEVVELRGRTAPTQLARPLNLAAPDEKPSNQEPERERNAPAKNLA
- the topA gene encoding DNA topoisomerase 1, with the translated sequence MIVESPTKARKLAGYLGSNYIVESSRGHIRDLPRAAADVPAKYKSEPWARLGVNVDHDFEPLYIISPEKKSTVTELKGLLKDVDELYLATDGDREGEAIAWHLMETLKPRVPVKRMVFHEITEPAILEAAENPRDLDIDLVDAQETRRILDRLYGYEVSPVLWKKVAPKLSAGRVQSVATRIIVQRERDRMAFRSASYWDILARLDASVSDPKATPPTFNARLTNVDGLRVATGRDFDSLGVLRKAEEVTVLDEAGATELANGLQGAQLTVASVEEKPYTRRPYPPFMTSTLQQEAGRKLRFSSERTMSIAQRLYENGYITYMRTDSTTLSESAINAARNQARQLYGDEYVSPSPRQYTRKVKNAQEAHEAIRPAGETFATPDAVRRELDGDEFRLYELIWQRTVASQMADARGTTLSLRIAGESNGRQVVFSASGRTITFAGFLKAYVETVDELAGGEADDAESRLPQLTEGQRLDAIELTPDGHATNPPARYTEASLVKALEELGIGRPSTYSSIIKTIQDRGYVYKKGSALVPSWVAFAVIGLLEQHFGRLVDYDFTAAMEDELDAIASGNERRTNWLNNFYFGGDHGVPDSVARSGGLKKLVGVNLEGIDAREVNSIKVFDDAEGRPVYVRVGKNGPYLERTVIGEDGEPTPQRANLNDSLTPDELTLAVAEELFATPQEGRVLGVDPETGHEIVAKDGRYGPYVTEILPKPEDDGGDGSAAKKGKKPTGPKPRTGSLLRSMDLQTVTLEDALKLLSLPRVVGVDPASGEEITAQNGRYGPYLKRGTDSRSLATEDQMFTITLDEALKIYSEPKRSGRQAASAPPLRELGTDPASGKPMVIKDGRFGPYVTDGETNASLRKGDDVLSITDARASELLADRRARGPVKRTAKKTTRKAPAKKAPAKKAAKRS
- the cspA gene encoding putative cold shock protein A produces the protein MPQGTVKWFNAEKGFGFIAPEDGSADVFVHYTEIQGTGFRTLEENQKVEFEIGHSPKGPQATGVRSL